The following are encoded in a window of Paenibacillus polymyxa genomic DNA:
- a CDS encoding GTP pyrophosphokinase: MNEPDWKHLNAVPLPLQEFQLQLDQNSVDAKQLEEWRKIPVLYQLALEELKNKIKLIQTEWKLLDGFSPIEHIKTRIKEPHSIVEKVRRKGHEVTLDNILREIHDIAGMRVVCAFVKDIYRLMDHLHTREDIRILEVKDYIAHPKPNGYQSLHVIVEIPLILFEGTRWIKVEIQLRTLAMDFWASMEHILYYKFDKKVPEHVVNGLTEAARATYELDQKMLKLRGEILSLSEEQDAEESPAKQSEETSLKTLSLPADHATSRPQTC; this comes from the coding sequence GTGAATGAACCGGATTGGAAGCACCTGAATGCTGTCCCATTACCCTTGCAGGAATTTCAGCTACAGCTGGATCAAAACAGTGTCGACGCCAAGCAACTAGAGGAGTGGAGAAAGATTCCCGTCCTTTATCAGCTGGCTCTGGAGGAATTAAAGAATAAAATTAAGCTGATTCAGACGGAATGGAAGCTGTTAGACGGTTTTAGCCCGATTGAGCATATTAAAACCCGGATCAAAGAGCCCCACAGCATCGTGGAAAAGGTTCGGCGCAAAGGGCATGAAGTCACCTTGGACAATATATTGCGTGAAATTCATGATATCGCGGGAATGCGCGTGGTATGCGCTTTTGTGAAAGATATTTATCGTCTGATGGATCATCTTCACACACGGGAAGACATTCGTATTCTGGAGGTCAAGGACTATATAGCCCATCCTAAGCCCAACGGCTATCAGAGCCTACATGTCATTGTGGAAATTCCGCTGATCCTGTTTGAGGGCACGCGCTGGATCAAGGTTGAAATTCAATTGCGCACATTGGCTATGGATTTCTGGGCCAGTATGGAGCATATTTTGTACTATAAGTTCGATAAGAAAGTGCCTGAACATGTCGTTAATGGATTGACCGAAGCCGCACGTGCAACCTACGAGCTGGATCAGAAAATGCTGAAGTTGCGCGGCGAAATTTTATCGCTTAGCGAGGAACAGGATGCGGAAGAATCCCCGGCCAAACAATCCGAAGAGACGTCCTTGAAGACACTCTCCCTCCCAGCAGATCACGCCACTTCACGGCCACAAACCTGCTAA
- a CDS encoding S-ribosylhomocysteine lyase, with protein MAKVESFQLDHTIVKAPYVRAAGVEHDEKGSTVQKYDLRFLQPNEDALPTAAVHTLEHLLATYLRDEIKGIIDISPMGCRTGFYLILWNEHEPEEIALALEKTLKRILETTEVPAVTALECGNYKDHSLFSAQEYVKIVLEAGISRDPFERVL; from the coding sequence ATGGCAAAAGTAGAAAGTTTTCAATTAGATCACACGATTGTAAAGGCTCCTTATGTAAGAGCGGCGGGAGTAGAGCATGACGAAAAAGGAAGCACAGTACAAAAGTATGACTTGAGATTTTTGCAACCCAATGAAGATGCACTCCCTACAGCTGCTGTACATACGCTGGAGCACTTATTAGCAACGTACCTGAGAGATGAAATCAAAGGAATTATTGATATCTCTCCTATGGGATGCAGAACGGGGTTCTACTTGATTTTGTGGAATGAACACGAGCCTGAGGAAATTGCACTCGCTTTGGAAAAAACCTTGAAAAGAATTCTGGAAACGACAGAGGTTCCGGCTGTTACTGCTTTGGAATGCGGGAACTACAAGGACCACTCTCTTTTTTCCGCGCAGGAATATGTGAAGATTGTATTGGAAGCTGGTATTAGCCGCGATCCTTTCGAAAGAGTACTTTAA
- a CDS encoding SDR family NAD(P)-dependent oxidoreductase has protein sequence MISIDLSHRTAVVTGGKSGIGKGIVELFIQSGAKVISADISYEGPYRVVNPQLVETQLDISKPDDIERWCDLLISETGAPDILVNCAGTSTMDYVIDSELADWEKVFSINSTGLYVASKRFAKEMVAARKSGRIIQIASQAGKNGYRAMGGYCASKHAVLGLTKVMAIELAPHQILVNAVCPGIVETPMKHRERIEGGVIRGMTAQEIYEEDCSQVPLGRTAEVEDVANVVLFLASPLSAYMTGQAINVTGGMTMH, from the coding sequence ATGATTTCGATTGACCTATCTCATCGGACAGCGGTAGTGACAGGCGGCAAGTCAGGCATAGGCAAGGGAATTGTAGAGCTTTTCATTCAAAGCGGAGCTAAAGTGATTTCTGCTGATATTTCTTATGAAGGGCCGTATAGAGTGGTCAATCCACAGTTGGTTGAAACGCAATTGGACATATCGAAACCGGATGATATCGAAAGATGGTGCGATCTACTAATCAGCGAAACGGGAGCTCCTGATATATTGGTGAACTGCGCGGGTACTTCTACGATGGATTATGTCATTGATAGTGAGTTAGCTGATTGGGAGAAAGTATTTTCGATCAATTCAACTGGGCTGTATGTAGCGTCCAAACGTTTTGCCAAAGAAATGGTGGCCGCTCGTAAATCAGGACGAATTATTCAAATTGCTTCGCAGGCTGGAAAAAATGGATATCGGGCCATGGGCGGATATTGTGCATCCAAACATGCGGTTCTTGGCTTGACCAAGGTGATGGCCATTGAGCTTGCTCCGCATCAAATTTTGGTGAATGCGGTTTGTCCAGGTATCGTAGAAACGCCGATGAAACATCGTGAACGGATTGAAGGGGGCGTCATTCGCGGAATGACCGCTCAAGAAATATACGAAGAAGATTGCTCACAGGTACCTTTGGGGAGAACGGCCGAGGTGGAGGATGTCGCCAATGTGGTGCTGTTTCTGGCCAGTCCGCTCTCTGCATATATGACAGGACAAGCGATTAATGTTACAGGTGGAATGACGATGCACTAG
- a CDS encoding MetQ/NlpA family ABC transporter substrate-binding protein gives MKKSFVLLLGISLLLIAAGCGNKSSDSNGSSAASGSETQKVVIGSMGSDAQIWKHIAQSQAAKDAKLDIEVKEINGGIETNNATKEGEVDVNAFQSWAYLVSYNKESKADLKAIATTYLEPMGIYSQKFKSIDEVTDGALVALADNPANTARGLKLLEASGLIKLKADFNDALGTVNDITSNPKNLKFELIDDKTGPRVIQDVGLVLIGNTIALEGGLNVLKDSLFHEEISQATKNNINVLVTSSDKANDKGLQKLADLYHNEDTQKYIKDEFGGTKVEVKEPVSYLEGQTTK, from the coding sequence ATGAAGAAATCGTTCGTTTTACTATTAGGGATTAGTTTATTATTGATTGCCGCAGGATGCGGTAATAAAAGTTCTGACAGCAATGGCTCCAGCGCCGCTTCCGGTTCGGAAACGCAAAAAGTAGTCATCGGCTCCATGGGCTCTGACGCCCAGATCTGGAAGCATATTGCCCAGTCCCAGGCCGCCAAGGATGCCAAGTTGGACATTGAAGTGAAAGAAATTAACGGCGGAATCGAAACGAACAATGCGACCAAAGAAGGCGAAGTAGACGTGAATGCATTCCAATCGTGGGCGTACCTGGTTAGCTATAACAAAGAGAGCAAAGCTGATTTGAAGGCTATAGCCACAACCTACCTGGAGCCCATGGGGATTTATTCGCAAAAATTCAAAAGCATCGATGAAGTGACCGACGGGGCTCTGGTAGCTTTGGCAGATAACCCAGCCAATACGGCAAGAGGTTTAAAGTTATTGGAAGCATCCGGTTTGATTAAGCTTAAGGCTGACTTTAATGATGCCTTGGGTACAGTCAATGATATTACTAGCAATCCTAAAAACCTGAAATTTGAACTAATTGATGACAAAACAGGACCACGAGTGATTCAAGATGTAGGCTTGGTGCTGATTGGGAATACAATTGCTTTAGAAGGGGGTCTGAATGTACTGAAAGATTCCTTATTCCATGAGGAGATCAGTCAGGCAACCAAAAATAATATTAACGTCCTGGTTACTTCATCTGATAAGGCGAATGACAAAGGGCTGCAAAAGTTAGCGGATCTCTATCATAACGAGGATACTCAAAAATACATTAAAGATGAATTTGGCGGCACCAAAGTAGAGGTTAAAGAGCCGGTTTCTTATTTGGAAGGACAAACTACAAAATAA
- a CDS encoding AraC family transcriptional regulator gives MIEYLPRSKQHSELYLTQFGIEECIPSHFFGPAIRDHYLLHYILDGEGTFEVGGFSYRLRKGQWFLICPQVITYYQADVVNPWSYCWFGFDGALAETLLKQAGLTMTRPILNFEGDHLIHQYLQRMNESSECHKARETRLTGLLCLMISELIEFGPVTPPEQKESRSEIYVEKVKDFIEMNYAQKITIEHIANFIGLNRSYLCSLFKQQVNTSIQDYLVRYRINRACEMMGNAELSIGDISRSVGYNDPLLFSKIFKKVKGLSPKHYRTETHTQTQVDY, from the coding sequence GTGATAGAATATTTGCCGCGTAGTAAACAGCATTCTGAATTGTATCTAACTCAGTTTGGCATAGAGGAATGCATACCGAGTCACTTTTTTGGACCTGCGATAAGAGATCACTATCTGCTTCATTATATTTTGGACGGAGAAGGTACCTTCGAGGTCGGTGGGTTCAGTTATCGCTTGCGGAAAGGACAGTGGTTTCTAATCTGCCCCCAGGTCATTACTTATTATCAAGCCGATGTAGTGAATCCTTGGTCTTATTGCTGGTTTGGATTTGACGGGGCACTGGCAGAAACACTCCTCAAGCAAGCAGGTCTAACGATGACGCGTCCAATCCTCAACTTTGAAGGAGACCATTTGATTCATCAGTATTTGCAGCGAATGAACGAATCAAGTGAATGCCATAAAGCTCGGGAAACCAGACTGACCGGTCTGCTTTGCTTAATGATATCGGAGCTTATAGAATTCGGTCCGGTAACACCTCCCGAACAAAAGGAAAGCCGGTCGGAAATTTACGTGGAAAAAGTGAAGGATTTTATCGAAATGAATTATGCTCAGAAAATTACCATTGAGCACATTGCAAATTTTATCGGACTCAATCGAAGCTATTTATGTTCGTTATTCAAACAACAAGTGAACACAAGTATTCAGGATTATTTGGTTCGCTATAGGATCAATAGAGCATGTGAAATGATGGGAAACGCTGAACTTTCGATCGGTGATATTTCCCGTTCAGTCGGCTATAACGACCCTTTACTCTTCTCGAAAATTTTCAAAAAGGTAAAGGGACTCTCCCCCAAACATTATCGAACCGAAACCCATACTCAAACTCAAGTCGACTACTAA
- a CDS encoding alpha-galactosidase — protein MGIIVQEQTGLFHLQSSGMSYIIQIVDGFPVHVYWGDRLKHREPMADLLLHTPATAGLDRLPQEYPQYGSGDFRNPAYQVELEDGTRITELKYIGYRITKGKPSLTGLPAVYIENEDEADTLELELQDDFSGLKVVLLYTVFADRNVIARSARLSNAGAKNLRLLRALSASVDFSGKSDLEFMYLSGAWAREGNITRKPILQGETRIDSKRGMSSHQLNPFAALVTRGTTESYGEVFGFSLVYSGGFEAGAEIDSFGSTRFSIGVNSFDFSWLLSPGESFQTPEAVMVYSGQGLGEMSRTYHRLYRTRLCRGKYRDEERPILVNNWEATYFDFNADKLVSIAKEGAELGIELFVLDDGWFGKRDSDNSSLGDWYEDRRKLPDGLADVANRINRLGLKFGLWFEPEMISPDSELYREHPDWCLHVPGRRRSEARWQLVLDYTRKEVRDYIYDSLAAIFSSAPVSYVKWDMNRCLTEIGSAALPPERQSETAHRYVLGLYELLERVTTEFPHILFESCSSGGGRFDPGMLYYMPQVWTSDNTDAVERLKIQYGTSLVYPVSAIGAHVSAVPNHQVGRITPLDFRGDVAMSGNFGYELDLTKFTDEEKETVKRQIAVYKQIRGLVQKGDLYRLKNPFEANESAWMFVSEDQVDAIVYYFQVMAVPNAPWRALRLDGLNPELEYKVKSGNSGQKSIHGGDRLMKLGLPLLYRQKDYESGWFRLRAIKPGKA, from the coding sequence ATGGGTATCATTGTTCAAGAGCAAACAGGGCTGTTTCATTTGCAGTCGTCGGGCATGAGTTATATTATTCAGATTGTGGATGGATTTCCTGTGCATGTATACTGGGGAGACAGGTTGAAGCACCGCGAACCCATGGCTGACCTATTGCTTCACACTCCCGCGACGGCTGGATTGGATCGGCTACCGCAAGAATATCCGCAGTATGGGAGCGGGGACTTCCGTAACCCGGCGTACCAAGTAGAGCTTGAGGATGGAACTCGTATCACGGAGTTAAAGTATATTGGCTACCGGATCACTAAGGGAAAGCCATCATTAACCGGGCTTCCGGCCGTATATATCGAAAATGAAGACGAAGCGGATACGCTGGAACTGGAGTTACAAGATGACTTTTCAGGCCTTAAAGTTGTTCTTCTTTATACCGTCTTCGCGGATCGAAACGTAATCGCTCGTTCGGCTCGTTTGAGTAATGCGGGAGCCAAGAATCTTCGGCTTCTCCGTGCTCTAAGTGCCAGTGTCGATTTTTCAGGTAAAAGCGATTTAGAGTTCATGTATCTTTCGGGAGCATGGGCTCGGGAGGGGAATATTACCCGCAAACCGATTCTTCAAGGTGAAACCCGAATTGATAGTAAAAGGGGCATGAGCAGCCATCAACTCAACCCTTTTGCTGCATTGGTCACTCGGGGAACAACGGAAAGCTATGGTGAGGTATTCGGCTTTAGCCTCGTGTACAGCGGGGGCTTTGAGGCGGGAGCAGAAATAGATTCATTCGGCTCTACACGGTTTAGCATCGGCGTGAACTCCTTTGATTTTTCGTGGTTACTGAGCCCAGGTGAGAGTTTCCAAACGCCAGAAGCCGTTATGGTTTACTCCGGTCAAGGGCTGGGAGAAATGTCGCGTACATATCATCGCTTGTATCGGACTCGTCTTTGCCGAGGGAAATATCGGGATGAAGAACGCCCTATTCTGGTCAATAACTGGGAAGCTACCTATTTTGACTTCAATGCAGATAAGCTGGTATCGATAGCGAAGGAGGGGGCAGAGCTAGGCATCGAACTTTTTGTCTTAGATGACGGTTGGTTCGGAAAACGGGATTCCGACAATTCGTCTCTCGGCGATTGGTACGAGGATCGTCGGAAGCTGCCAGACGGACTCGCGGATGTCGCGAACCGTATCAATCGGCTGGGCCTTAAGTTCGGGCTCTGGTTTGAGCCAGAGATGATCTCTCCAGACAGCGAGTTGTACCGGGAGCATCCAGATTGGTGCCTTCACGTTCCAGGACGGCGACGCAGTGAAGCCAGATGGCAGTTGGTGCTGGACTATACTCGCAAGGAAGTACGCGATTACATCTACGATTCGCTGGCTGCCATTTTCTCCAGCGCCCCAGTTTCTTACGTGAAATGGGATATGAATCGCTGCCTGACGGAAATTGGTTCCGCAGCTCTGCCGCCGGAGCGCCAATCTGAGACTGCCCATCGCTATGTTCTTGGATTGTATGAGTTGCTGGAGCGTGTCACCACCGAATTTCCGCATATTCTTTTCGAGAGCTGTTCAAGTGGCGGAGGACGCTTTGATCCAGGCATGCTTTACTACATGCCTCAAGTCTGGACTAGTGATAATACCGATGCGGTGGAACGTCTGAAGATTCAATATGGAACTAGCCTTGTCTATCCTGTAAGCGCCATCGGAGCGCATGTGTCGGCAGTTCCGAACCATCAAGTTGGACGCATAACACCCCTTGATTTTCGAGGTGATGTCGCCATGTCCGGGAATTTTGGATATGAGCTTGATCTCACGAAATTCACCGATGAGGAAAAAGAGACGGTCAAACGCCAAATCGCAGTATACAAGCAGATACGTGGCTTAGTACAGAAAGGTGACTTGTATCGCTTAAAGAACCCGTTTGAAGCTAACGAATCGGCTTGGATGTTTGTTTCTGAAGACCAAGTGGATGCCATCGTCTACTATTTCCAAGTGATGGCTGTCCCGAACGCGCCTTGGCGAGCCCTGCGCCTTGACGGACTAAATCCAGAGCTCGAATATAAAGTTAAGTCAGGAAATAGCGGGCAAAAGTCTATCCATGGGGGGGATCGGCTTATGAAGTTGGGCCTCCCTCTTCTCTACAGACAGAAAGACTATGAAAGTGGATGGTTCAGGCTTCGGGCAATAAAGCCTGGTAAGGCTTAA
- a CDS encoding cache domain-containing sensor histidine kinase yields MFFIRMMNDMKLRKKMTLTFISVAVLPLLLCGLFLTGKLREAVIKDAFMQVSNNVERVRNRTEELIKVPLDISYRLTNDNRMKMVASQKYDSYIEVIQAYREYTGIRDYLQLYKEISGIRVYVSNPGALNNWEFIQPDDRITTADWYKEAIAQKGLAGWNLIKDERDDADYLSLIRSFSVDSPGRKGVLVINVNKRQLNSILNQESFPTLIVDNRNQIVASNEAELFGKNLSEIHADENILFHQEGSYNMLIDGKASKVVIANLTPQNSWNGLRIISIFSVSEITRDANQVIWLGGIAITASLIFAALLIYASASLLSRRLLRLSKHMTQVGAGSWETYLHIDGKDEVGLLSREFNALVSSVNHLVQEVQETNRQKRLVEQRQNEIKFKMLASQINPHFLFNSLESIRMEAHIREQDDIAKAVWQLSALLRSSLEAGNDKIPMRKELEQVCCYLDLQKFRYEDRLEYRLTVDPNLEEMLVPPLIIQPLVENSIVHGLDNQAEGAVIEVKVKEIPEGVRVMVCDNGAGFTADRLALVQAELAASVHEQEVQRIGLRNVNDRLVLLYGTSSALHIQSEPRKGTCIQFFIPGGESK; encoded by the coding sequence ATGTTTTTTATACGAATGATGAATGACATGAAACTGAGAAAGAAGATGACGCTTACATTCATTTCGGTAGCTGTTCTTCCCTTACTGTTATGTGGCCTGTTTCTGACGGGGAAGCTTCGAGAGGCCGTCATTAAAGACGCCTTTATGCAAGTGTCCAACAATGTTGAGCGGGTCCGAAATCGTACAGAAGAATTGATCAAAGTGCCGCTGGACATCTCGTACCGGCTGACCAATGACAATCGGATGAAAATGGTAGCCAGCCAGAAGTATGACAGCTACATCGAAGTCATTCAGGCATACCGGGAGTATACAGGTATTCGTGACTACCTCCAGTTGTACAAAGAGATATCCGGCATCCGTGTCTATGTCTCTAATCCTGGAGCACTTAATAATTGGGAATTTATCCAACCGGATGATAGGATCACAACCGCAGATTGGTACAAGGAGGCCATCGCGCAGAAAGGATTGGCCGGCTGGAATTTAATTAAGGATGAGAGGGACGATGCCGATTATCTCAGCCTGATTCGATCATTTTCAGTGGATTCACCAGGACGAAAAGGGGTTCTGGTCATAAATGTTAACAAGCGCCAATTAAATTCAATCCTGAATCAGGAATCGTTCCCTACCTTGATCGTGGATAACCGGAATCAGATTGTCGCGTCCAATGAAGCAGAGTTGTTCGGGAAGAATCTTTCTGAAATTCATGCCGACGAAAATATACTTTTCCATCAGGAAGGAAGTTACAACATGCTCATCGATGGAAAAGCGTCGAAGGTGGTTATCGCCAATCTAACTCCACAGAATAGCTGGAATGGACTTCGCATTATTTCCATTTTTTCTGTTTCTGAGATTACCCGAGATGCTAATCAAGTGATATGGCTCGGCGGAATCGCGATCACAGCCAGCCTGATATTTGCAGCCTTGCTTATCTATGCTTCAGCTTCGCTATTATCCAGAAGGCTTCTTCGCTTGAGCAAGCATATGACCCAAGTAGGGGCGGGCTCATGGGAAACCTATCTCCATATCGATGGGAAAGATGAAGTGGGTCTATTATCGAGGGAATTTAACGCGCTCGTCAGCAGCGTAAACCATTTGGTCCAGGAGGTCCAAGAGACGAATCGCCAGAAAAGACTCGTGGAGCAAAGACAAAACGAGATCAAGTTCAAAATGCTGGCAAGCCAGATCAATCCGCATTTTCTCTTCAATTCTTTGGAGTCTATCAGAATGGAGGCCCACATTCGCGAACAGGACGATATCGCTAAAGCAGTCTGGCAGTTGAGCGCGTTGTTGCGCAGCAGTCTGGAGGCTGGTAACGACAAGATTCCAATGCGTAAAGAGCTTGAGCAAGTGTGCTGTTATCTTGATCTTCAAAAGTTTCGGTATGAAGACCGTTTGGAGTATCGCTTAACCGTTGATCCAAATTTGGAGGAAATGTTGGTTCCACCTCTGATTATCCAACCATTGGTGGAAAATTCTATTGTACACGGTCTGGATAATCAAGCAGAAGGAGCTGTCATTGAAGTGAAAGTTAAGGAAATCCCGGAGGGGGTTCGAGTTATGGTATGTGACAACGGTGCTGGTTTCACGGCCGATCGTCTCGCCCTAGTACAAGCAGAGCTTGCTGCATCCGTACATGAACAGGAGGTCCAGCGAATTGGACTACGAAACGTAAATGATCGTCTCGTCTTACTGTATGGGACCTCTAGTGCTTTACATATTCAGAGCGAGCCTAGGAAAGGCACTTGTATTCAGTTTTTCATACCTGGGGGTGAATCCAAATGA